A section of the Nitrososphaerota archaeon genome encodes:
- a CDS encoding inorganic phosphate transporter, translating into MYELAIGAIIAALIFDFVNGWNDAANSVATVIGTRVLKPIHAVLLAAAANFVGPFLFGVAVATTIAKGILNPEDVTVYMIIGGLAGAISWAAICTYFGMPISVSHSLIGGLIGTGLASVGYEKLLFDGMYKVLIGIIASPLGGLLIGVLFTTALITMFAKRKPGPVNKVFGKLQLVSSAWFAITHGANDGQKTMGIIVLILMAEGIITSFEVPIWVILSAASAIAVGTFIGGFKVIKTLGMNIARLRPYQGFAAETGGGIILAVFASLGIPASTTHAITGSIMGAGATRRKHAVRWKVGKQIVVTWLITIPGSAAIAYVSTIVIHWIVGA; encoded by the coding sequence ATGTATGAGCTTGCAATAGGTGCTATAATTGCGGCACTGATATTTGATTTTGTTAATGGTTGGAACGATGCTGCAAACTCTGTTGCAACAGTAATTGGGACTAGGGTCTTAAAGCCAATACATGCTGTGCTTCTGGCAGCAGCTGCTAACTTTGTTGGACCGTTTTTGTTTGGCGTTGCAGTTGCAACAACAATAGCAAAAGGAATTCTAAATCCGGAAGATGTCACAGTTTACATGATAATTGGGGGACTTGCGGGAGCAATATCTTGGGCCGCAATATGCACATATTTTGGTATGCCAATATCAGTGAGCCACTCTCTCATTGGAGGATTAATTGGTACGGGATTAGCCTCAGTTGGTTATGAAAAACTACTCTTCGATGGTATGTACAAGGTGCTAATTGGGATTATTGCATCGCCACTTGGCGGTCTTTTGATTGGAGTCTTGTTTACAACTGCGCTGATCACCATGTTTGCAAAAAGAAAACCAGGACCTGTAAACAAGGTCTTTGGTAAACTACAATTGGTTTCATCGGCTTGGTTTGCAATAACCCATGGAGCAAACGACGGGCAGAAAACAATGGGAATAATTGTGTTGATACTGATGGCGGAGGGAATCATCACATCTTTTGAAGTCCCCATATGGGTTATTCTGTCGGCCGCATCTGCAATAGCCGTAGGTACTTTCATTGGCGGGTTTAAGGTAATCAAGACCCTTGGCATGAACATTGCTAGATTGCGACCGTATCAAGGCTTTGCTGCAGAGACAGGAGGTGGAATCATACTGGCAGTATTTGCATCACTTGGAATTCCTGCAAGTACTACCCACGCAATTACTGGTTCAATTATGGGTGCCGGCGCTACAAGAAGAAAACATGCAGTTCGCTGGAAGGTAGGTAAACAAATTGTTGTAACTTGGCTGATAACAATTCCTGGAAGCGCTGCAATTGCATATGTGTCTACTATTGTTATACACTGGATAGTGGGTGCATAA
- a CDS encoding 30S ribosomal protein S27ae produces the protein MADKKKAAKSTGVAAYYKIVGDNATKIRKICSRCGKGVFMSEHKNRKTCGKCGLTEFNQ, from the coding sequence ATGGCAGACAAAAAAAAGGCAGCAAAGTCAACCGGCGTTGCAGCATACTATAAAATTGTAGGCGACAACGCAACTAAGATCAGAAAAATCTGCTCACGATGTGGAAAGGGTGTGTTCATGTCAGAGCACAAAAACAGAAAGACCTGCGGCAAGTGCGGTCTGACTGAGTTTAATCAGTAG
- a CDS encoding signal recognition particle protein, translated as MLDNLKTGLRAAIKKIVSSSGVDEELIKQLANDVLKSLLAADVKIDLALRIAENLKQRSINETPPPGLSRKDHIIKILYDELAGLLGKENNFEFKPGKLNKVLMLGIQGSGKTTVTGKMAKFLTKQGYKVGVIGADTYRPGALVQLKTNCEKSGVEVYGEENNKDAPGIVKNGLKHFENHTLDIMLIDTAGRHKEEKDLLDEMKEIGKVAEPDLALLVIDGTIGQQCYNQAESFHKTVPVGGIIITKLDSSAKGGGALAASAATGAKVMYIGTGERIDDLELFSPTRFVGRLLGMGDIQAVLDLAKRLENEADDVRLKRISSGKMNMDDFYYQLEEVSKVGSLKGFLENMPGMSGMVKEDQIDQMETRIQRWRYIIQSMSKAEKADPDLLNASRIKRIARGSGWPEHEVKELLKNYKNSKGMMKAAKGRQMQGFLRKMGMG; from the coding sequence ATGCTAGATAATCTCAAGACAGGCCTTCGGGCAGCAATCAAAAAGATAGTCAGCTCATCCGGAGTGGACGAGGAGCTAATTAAGCAGCTTGCAAACGATGTTCTAAAGTCACTACTTGCAGCTGATGTCAAAATTGATCTCGCACTGAGAATAGCAGAAAACCTTAAGCAACGCTCCATTAACGAGACTCCGCCACCTGGACTGTCGCGCAAAGATCACATTATCAAAATTCTATATGACGAGCTAGCAGGATTGTTGGGTAAAGAAAACAATTTCGAATTCAAGCCAGGTAAGCTAAACAAGGTATTGATGCTTGGAATCCAAGGAAGCGGAAAAACTACAGTTACCGGCAAGATGGCGAAATTCCTCACAAAACAAGGCTACAAAGTAGGAGTGATTGGTGCTGATACCTATAGGCCTGGGGCACTAGTCCAGCTAAAGACAAACTGCGAAAAGTCCGGAGTCGAAGTATATGGGGAAGAAAACAACAAGGATGCGCCCGGTATAGTCAAAAATGGCCTAAAACACTTTGAGAATCATACCTTAGATATCATGTTAATTGATACTGCGGGTAGACATAAGGAGGAAAAAGACCTACTAGATGAGATGAAAGAGATAGGCAAGGTAGCGGAGCCGGATCTTGCACTGCTTGTTATAGATGGAACAATAGGACAGCAATGCTACAACCAAGCAGAATCATTTCACAAGACCGTCCCAGTTGGCGGCATCATAATTACAAAACTTGATTCATCTGCAAAGGGAGGTGGAGCACTGGCAGCCTCTGCGGCAACCGGAGCCAAGGTAATGTACATTGGAACAGGCGAGCGAATAGATGACCTAGAATTATTCTCACCTACCAGATTTGTAGGTAGATTGCTTGGAATGGGCGACATACAGGCTGTCCTGGACTTGGCAAAGAGGCTGGAAAATGAGGCGGATGATGTCCGACTAAAGAGAATTTCTAGCGGAAAGATGAACATGGATGATTTCTATTATCAGTTGGAGGAAGTATCAAAGGTAGGCTCACTCAAGGGATTTTTGGAAAACATGCCTGGCATGTCTGGAATGGTAAAAGAGGATCAGATAGATCAAATGGAAACTAGAATCCAACGCTGGCGTTACATCATCCAAAGCATGTCAAAGGCAGAAAAAGCAGACCCTGACCTGCTAAACGCGTCAAGGATAAAGCGAATTGCCAGGGGCTCTGGCTGGCCGGAACACGAGGTAAAGGAATTGCTCAAAAATTACAAAAACTCCAAGGGTATGATGAAGGCGGCCAAGGGTAGACAGATGCAAGGATTTTTGCGCAAAATGGGAATGGGATAG
- a CDS encoding pseudouridine synthase, whose product MSSKKILSEYDLCDNCLGRMFAKKLGLSSYRLLGKKIHKKLGIQNKKCHICKNVFDSLHYYIEKMQNSSSQYQYKTFLVGAKLRPSVLDRDDHIRSQFKLKGIDGIKTSITRELAKQFSRKANKRQNQAEPDLTLTVDFKTESCEAHSKSLYFSGRYTKSTRDIAQKQKPCSNCLGKGCVSCNRHGMTEFDSVEGIICKYFFDKLGAAQAKITWIGGEDTTSLVLGKGRPFFTKLLNPKKRKLTLSKTISSGKIKIHNLKQIPKIPQGPIPFLSKVTLYITAENPITPDSLAKLDGLADNTIAIYEKSGKRSEKKIHSVKHALTSPNSFTLELTIDGGVPLKHFVYGDNIFPNVSDLISIKCTLEKFDFDQIHIR is encoded by the coding sequence ATGTCATCAAAAAAAATCCTATCCGAATACGATCTGTGTGATAATTGCCTTGGCAGGATGTTTGCAAAAAAACTAGGCCTCTCGTCATACAGACTTCTTGGAAAAAAAATCCACAAAAAACTAGGCATTCAAAACAAAAAATGCCACATTTGCAAGAATGTCTTTGACTCTCTACACTATTACATTGAAAAGATGCAGAATTCCTCATCGCAGTACCAATACAAGACGTTTTTGGTAGGTGCGAAGCTAAGACCGTCGGTTCTGGACAGGGACGATCACATCAGATCCCAGTTCAAGTTAAAGGGAATTGATGGAATAAAGACAAGCATTACACGAGAGCTGGCCAAACAATTTTCTCGTAAAGCCAACAAAAGGCAAAACCAGGCCGAGCCGGACCTAACTTTGACAGTCGATTTTAAGACAGAATCCTGCGAGGCTCACTCTAAATCGCTTTATTTCTCAGGAAGATACACAAAATCAACTCGCGACATTGCGCAAAAACAGAAACCATGTTCAAATTGCCTTGGTAAGGGATGCGTTAGCTGCAATAGGCACGGCATGACAGAGTTTGACAGCGTAGAGGGCATTATCTGCAAGTATTTTTTTGACAAGTTAGGCGCAGCCCAGGCAAAGATAACTTGGATTGGCGGAGAGGACACTACAAGCCTTGTCTTGGGCAAAGGAAGGCCGTTTTTTACTAAGCTTCTAAACCCAAAGAAAAGAAAACTCACACTTTCAAAGACAATTTCCTCTGGCAAAATCAAAATCCATAACCTCAAACAAATACCCAAGATTCCGCAGGGGCCTATCCCATTTCTATCCAAAGTAACACTTTACATCACTGCAGAAAATCCGATCACCCCAGATAGTCTTGCAAAGCTTGATGGGCTTGCAGACAACACGATTGCTATCTATGAAAAGTCAGGCAAACGATCGGAAAAGAAAATCCACTCTGTAAAACATGCGTTGACGTCACCAAATTCCTTTACATTGGAGCTAACAATTGATGGGGGAGTTCCACTAAAGCATTTTGTGTATGGCGATAACATTTTTCCAAATGTCTCTGATCTGATTTCAATAAAATGCACTCTAGAGAAATTTGATTTTGACCAAATACATATACGCTAA
- the apgM gene encoding 2,3-bisphosphoglycerate-independent phosphoglycerate mutase — protein sequence MVYVLLDGVGDLPHPDLKNTTPLDYAQTPNLDKMTKNGAMGEVISVGKGIAPESDIAVFNMLGYKFQHSEYAGRGVIEAIGTGIDFEDGDLALRGNFATLDDSDIIVDRRAGRKIEKEDALKVSREIENKIKFSDPGASVVVAPTIGHRVVVRIRCEGKQLSSDITNTDPAYSRVDGMGIAKAVGDYLKIERCLPLNQLPNSELTAKLINEFTEQSLKILRESETNKNRKLQGKKLLNSILLRDAGNHYPKVVPINDLYSMRFSCIVDMPVEIGIAEVLKMRTFSAGGLTDYEEKARVAAKAMETENAIYVHLKGPDEFGHDGDAIGKMKNIEEIDKRFFGTLLDNIDTGKVAIVVSADHSTPCINKGHSDDPVPVLVSGDMVKKDNTTRYTENNAKIGSIGLLEGAQVVKTAIQMII from the coding sequence ATGGTTTACGTTTTGCTTGATGGAGTCGGGGATCTACCACATCCGGATCTGAAAAACACAACCCCGCTTGATTATGCACAGACACCAAATCTAGACAAAATGACAAAAAACGGCGCAATGGGGGAAGTCATATCAGTAGGAAAGGGAATTGCACCGGAATCGGACATTGCAGTTTTCAATATGCTTGGCTACAAGTTCCAGCACTCGGAATACGCAGGACGCGGAGTAATAGAGGCAATAGGAACTGGAATTGACTTTGAGGATGGCGACCTAGCTTTGCGCGGAAACTTTGCAACATTAGATGATTCTGATATCATAGTAGACAGGCGCGCCGGACGCAAAATCGAAAAAGAAGACGCACTTAAAGTATCAAGGGAAATTGAAAATAAAATAAAATTCTCAGATCCTGGCGCATCGGTAGTAGTTGCGCCCACAATTGGGCATCGAGTGGTAGTCAGGATTCGCTGTGAGGGAAAGCAGTTATCATCAGATATAACAAACACCGATCCTGCATATTCGCGGGTGGACGGTATGGGAATCGCAAAAGCTGTAGGCGACTATCTCAAAATAGAGCGATGTCTTCCTCTAAATCAGCTGCCTAATTCCGAATTGACTGCCAAGTTGATAAATGAATTCACAGAACAATCACTCAAGATTTTACGAGAGAGTGAGACAAACAAGAATAGAAAATTGCAGGGCAAGAAGCTTCTAAACTCTATTTTACTTCGCGATGCGGGCAACCACTACCCAAAGGTAGTGCCAATCAACGACTTGTATTCAATGAGATTTTCCTGTATTGTTGACATGCCAGTAGAAATCGGCATAGCTGAAGTACTCAAGATGCGCACATTTAGCGCGGGAGGCCTGACAGACTATGAGGAAAAGGCCCGCGTTGCAGCAAAGGCAATGGAGACAGAAAATGCTATCTACGTACATCTAAAGGGACCTGACGAGTTTGGCCACGACGGCGATGCAATTGGGAAAATGAAAAATATTGAGGAAATTGACAAGAGGTTCTTTGGTACTTTGCTAGACAACATCGATACTGGCAAGGTCGCAATTGTTGTCTCTGCTGATCATTCCACTCCATGTATCAATAAGGGTCACTCTGACGATCCTGTTCCGGTCTTGGTTTCAGGAGACATGGTCAAAAAGGACAACACCACGCGATACACGGAAAACAATGCAAAAATAGGAAGTATTGGACTGCTTGAAGGCGCTCAGGTAGTCAAGACGGCAATCCAGATGATCATATAG
- a CDS encoding DUF47 domain-containing protein yields the protein MGQWLSWVKSNEKEILIILDNLAIKAKETAEQLVSLLTNMDKSDQYQEEIKKLEREADELTRSIFAELNKTFITPLDREDIQRIASKTDDVIDYIEGIAGRIKSYHVQTAPPYMLDIAKELLNAIKEVEILISRLKEVKADKSLIDHCRKISDIEHNIDDLYRIAVGKLFETNDAITIIKLKDIYEAIESASDRCLDVADVIEDIVLKYT from the coding sequence ATGGGTCAATGGTTATCGTGGGTAAAGTCAAACGAAAAAGAGATTCTGATAATTTTGGATAATTTGGCAATCAAGGCAAAAGAGACTGCAGAGCAGCTTGTTAGTCTGCTTACTAATATGGATAAATCCGATCAATACCAAGAGGAAATCAAAAAACTAGAGCGAGAGGCAGACGAGCTTACTCGTTCCATTTTTGCAGAACTAAACAAGACCTTCATTACTCCTCTAGACAGAGAAGACATTCAGAGAATTGCTTCCAAGACAGACGATGTAATTGACTACATCGAAGGAATTGCAGGCAGGATCAAAAGCTATCACGTGCAAACAGCACCCCCATACATGTTAGATATAGCAAAAGAACTACTAAATGCCATAAAAGAAGTTGAGATCCTCATATCGCGACTTAAGGAAGTTAAGGCAGACAAATCCCTCATTGATCATTGCCGAAAAATCAGCGATATTGAGCATAACATTGACGATCTGTACAGAATAGCAGTGGGAAAACTCTTTGAAACAAATGACGCAATAACCATAATTAAGCTTAAAGATATCTACGAAGCAATCGAGTCTGCATCAGACAGATGCCTTGATGTTGCAGATGTAATTGAAGACATCGTTCTAAAATACACATAA
- a CDS encoding transcriptional regulator, protein MKKIEAIIRAQNFIELKSRISKIGAYLLVKQEINNNEIFENQHGSKIGSTNVKSIPLVKIELVIPDVDAKKVIRIISESSGIKPSNGGKIFVSEMTEIVDINTLEGEKELEVTTPTKRSRLVPLQKYTLTKVEEFYEQNKVMLLENYKIKSFSDFVNFCILEYLPELQQKFRKMSYDLNSVRF, encoded by the coding sequence ATGAAGAAAATCGAAGCGATAATTCGCGCACAAAACTTTATTGAGCTCAAAAGCAGAATTTCAAAAATAGGCGCATATCTATTAGTCAAGCAAGAAATAAACAACAATGAAATTTTTGAAAATCAACACGGCTCTAAAATAGGAAGCACAAATGTCAAGAGCATACCTCTGGTCAAAATTGAGCTGGTAATTCCAGACGTTGATGCAAAAAAAGTAATTCGAATTATCTCTGAATCATCTGGCATAAAACCATCTAATGGTGGCAAAATCTTCGTCTCAGAGATGACTGAAATTGTAGACATAAACACATTAGAAGGAGAAAAAGAACTTGAAGTCACAACTCCAACCAAGCGAAGCAGACTTGTCCCACTACAAAAATATACGCTGACTAAGGTTGAAGAGTTTTACGAGCAGAACAAGGTAATGTTGCTTGAAAATTACAAAATCAAATCGTTTAGCGACTTTGTTAATTTTTGCATCCTAGAATACCTACCAGAATTGCAGCAAAAATTCAGAAAGATGTCTTATGATCTAAACTCAGTCAGGTTCTAG
- a CDS encoding zinc-binding dehydrogenase, with the protein MKAARILEPKKALEISEVPKPTPQGTEVLVKVKAVGVCHSDLHLWEGGYDTGDGFMKVTDRGVKFPVIPGHEIVGTVSEIGNAVQGITVGDNVLVYPWIGCGNCVACRVGNDNLCDTPRSLGVFQNGGYAEYALVPHFKFLAKVTGIDLDAAASLACSGLTAYTAIKKSNATSQSNMVIFGAGGLGLMGVQIARAITNANIIIVDVDETKLQTAKELGADHSVNSKDPEAVQKIMSLCGGKGAECVIDFVNAPPTVKMGLAVIRKRGTMTLVGLFGGAIDLSLVSIPLKAITIQGAYTGNYNDMVELLNLAKRGVINPIISKRYPLSEVNVALEDLKSRKILGRAVINP; encoded by the coding sequence ATGAAGGCAGCCAGAATATTGGAACCAAAAAAGGCACTAGAGATATCCGAAGTACCTAAACCAACACCGCAAGGAACCGAAGTACTAGTCAAGGTCAAAGCGGTAGGCGTTTGCCACAGCGACTTGCACCTCTGGGAAGGCGGATATGATACTGGCGATGGTTTCATGAAGGTAACCGACAGGGGCGTCAAATTCCCAGTCATCCCAGGACACGAAATTGTGGGCACCGTGTCTGAAATAGGAAATGCAGTTCAGGGAATAACAGTAGGTGATAATGTCTTAGTATATCCATGGATTGGATGCGGAAACTGTGTCGCATGCCGAGTGGGAAATGACAATCTTTGCGATACTCCTCGCTCTTTGGGTGTTTTTCAAAACGGTGGCTATGCAGAATATGCACTGGTTCCACATTTCAAATTCCTAGCCAAAGTAACGGGAATTGATCTTGACGCAGCAGCTTCTCTTGCTTGTTCTGGCCTTACGGCTTATACTGCAATCAAAAAGTCAAATGCTACATCACAAAGCAATATGGTGATTTTTGGCGCAGGCGGCCTGGGATTAATGGGTGTCCAAATTGCAAGGGCAATTACAAACGCAAATATCATAATTGTTGATGTTGATGAGACAAAACTCCAAACCGCGAAGGAGCTAGGCGCGGATCATTCCGTGAACTCAAAGGATCCTGAAGCAGTTCAGAAAATAATGTCACTGTGTGGGGGTAAAGGCGCAGAGTGTGTAATTGACTTTGTAAACGCGCCGCCGACGGTAAAGATGGGTCTTGCAGTCATTCGCAAACGTGGCACAATGACATTGGTCGGACTATTTGGTGGCGCAATTGACCTATCCTTGGTATCAATCCCACTAAAGGCAATCACCATCCAGGGCGCATACACTGGAAACTATAATGACATGGTGGAATTGCTGAATTTGGCAAAGCGTGGAGTAATCAATCCAATCATATCTAAAAGATATCCGTTATCTGAAGTAAATGTCGCACTAGAGGATCTCAAGTCCAGGAAGATTTTGGGCAGAGCAGTCATTAATCCTTAG
- a CDS encoding DUF4921 family protein codes for MGSMRKDYISERFVIVSQNDDKVIDSKKCPFCPGNESMTNPSLLSLVAKDGMLQRLQDSEDNYVENWTVRVFESKNAAVTVAAENSYSERPLYSEPAYGYHYIVVASEKHKESLATISVEQWSNILVVIQDRLRWLYTQRGVTYVSIYINHGKEAGSVTAHPHINMVTFSTIPPLIESEAESSHRILNEKGACPLCQTVNTETGGPRQVLQTEGFLAFCPWAPSHPYEFWICPKKHTTSFSKITQKEINDLSLILRATLGGLSNSLKNVSYNLAFHLSPEKKNSRQIHWHIEVYPLTSAWSGLERGYGVFLNSITPEKAAEQLGAACRKELAGLVGII; via the coding sequence ATGGGGAGCATGCGAAAGGACTACATCTCTGAACGATTTGTAATTGTCTCCCAAAATGACGATAAAGTCATCGATTCAAAAAAATGCCCCTTTTGTCCTGGAAACGAATCTATGACAAACCCATCATTGTTGTCGCTTGTTGCCAAAGACGGAATGCTGCAAAGACTCCAGGACTCTGAGGACAACTACGTTGAGAACTGGACGGTTCGTGTCTTTGAGAGCAAAAATGCGGCAGTCACAGTTGCGGCAGAAAACTCATACAGCGAGCGACCTCTTTATTCCGAGCCAGCATACGGCTACCACTATATTGTTGTGGCGTCTGAAAAGCATAAGGAATCTCTGGCAACAATATCTGTAGAACAGTGGTCCAATATCCTAGTCGTAATCCAGGATAGGTTAAGATGGTTGTACACCCAGCGTGGTGTTACATACGTTTCAATTTACATCAACCATGGTAAGGAGGCAGGAAGTGTAACGGCGCACCCGCACATCAACATGGTGACATTTTCCACAATTCCACCACTAATAGAATCCGAGGCGGAATCCTCGCATAGGATCCTTAACGAAAAGGGAGCCTGTCCGCTATGTCAGACGGTAAACACCGAGACTGGCGGACCAAGGCAGGTGCTTCAGACTGAAGGGTTTTTGGCTTTCTGCCCGTGGGCCCCATCACACCCATACGAATTCTGGATTTGCCCAAAAAAACACACTACAAGTTTTTCAAAGATAACCCAAAAGGAAATCAATGATCTTTCTCTGATTTTACGGGCAACACTTGGCGGACTCTCAAACTCGCTCAAAAATGTCTCGTATAATCTAGCGTTCCATCTGTCGCCGGAAAAGAAAAACAGTAGACAGATCCACTGGCATATTGAGGTATACCCGCTCACATCTGCATGGTCTGGCCTGGAACGCGGATATGGTGTGTTCCTCAACTCGATTACGCCGGAAAAAGCGGCGGAGCAATTGGGTGCCGCATGCAGAAAAGAACTTGCAGGCCTAGTTGGGATAATCTAA
- a CDS encoding P-II family nitrogen regulator yields the protein MKRVEAIIPVNSLNLVVSAIEEVGVTGITTIEVRGRGKGIRPSLRSSRGTSTRVAEYNKLATIITIVEDSRVDQIISTILNTASTGSSGDGKIFVSTIDDVIDIQSKKKGLV from the coding sequence ATGAAGCGCGTAGAGGCAATAATCCCAGTAAATAGTCTTAACTTGGTAGTCTCTGCAATAGAAGAGGTAGGCGTTACCGGAATTACGACAATTGAAGTCAGGGGGAGGGGTAAGGGAATAAGGCCATCGCTTCGAAGTTCTCGTGGCACAAGTACACGAGTAGCTGAATACAACAAACTAGCCACAATAATCACTATTGTTGAGGATTCTAGAGTAGATCAGATAATCAGCACAATACTAAATACGGCGAGCACCGGCTCTAGCGGAGACGGTAAGATCTTTGTCTCCACAATTGATGATGTAATTGACATTCAGTCAAAAAAGAAAGGTCTTGTCTAG
- a CDS encoding DUF72 domain-containing protein, with amino-acid sequence MGNYTSIFDVNEVNSTFYPIPNDMIVKKWHFETQNHFKFTSKLSQIITLITNR; translated from the coding sequence CTGGGGAATTATACGTCTATTTTTGATGTAAACGAGGTAAATTCGACATTTTATCCAATACCTAATGATATGATAGTGAAAAAATGGCACTTCGAAACACAAAACCATTTCAAGTTCACATCCAAGCTTTCACAAATTATAACACTGATAACAAATCGGTAA
- a CDS encoding diphthine--ammonia ligase, whose amino-acid sequence MNLAALFSGGKDSTFAIYRAQKMGHAVKCLITIMAQSADSHLLHHPNISATKVQAQSMNITQILLESKSDKTEDELELLKQGLTRAKKDYSVEGVVHGGILSEFQKAKFEKTAHDLGLEVITPIWKKDQKQYMKELLNAGFEFVISAASCDGLDESWVGKKITLQNLGELIQKSEKFKFNLSFEGGEAETFVTSCPIFSSPIEIIQYEKFWDGYRGRFEILAAKMKNNAR is encoded by the coding sequence ATGAATCTGGCAGCACTATTCTCTGGCGGAAAGGATAGCACATTTGCAATTTATCGGGCACAAAAAATGGGACATGCTGTAAAATGCCTGATTACAATCATGGCGCAATCTGCAGACAGTCATCTGTTACACCATCCAAATATTTCGGCAACAAAAGTACAGGCGCAATCAATGAACATTACGCAGATCTTACTAGAGTCAAAATCTGACAAGACTGAGGACGAATTGGAGCTGTTAAAGCAAGGGCTCACTCGGGCAAAAAAGGATTATTCTGTTGAGGGTGTGGTCCATGGCGGAATACTATCAGAATTTCAAAAGGCGAAATTTGAAAAAACAGCGCATGATCTAGGCCTTGAGGTAATTACACCAATCTGGAAAAAGGATCAAAAACAATACATGAAGGAATTACTTAACGCTGGCTTTGAGTTTGTCATATCTGCAGCTTCCTGTGATGGATTGGATGAATCTTGGGTTGGAAAAAAAATAACATTGCAAAATCTTGGCGAATTAATACAAAAATCGGAAAAATTCAAATTCAATTTGAGCTTTGAGGGAGGCGAGGCAGAAACGTTTGTGACCAGCTGTCCAATTTTTTCTAGCCCAATAGAAATTATTCAATATGAAAAGTTCTGGGATGGATATAGAGGAAGATTTGAAATACTGGCTGCAAAGATGAAAAATAATGCTAGATAA
- a CDS encoding DUF309 domain-containing protein — translation MLHLRNTGFSPSDTSQLLMQARSLGKDCTIRDCRVSTKYVEFDVSIDKSKMDELVGNLKPIAPLDHARLAIAEHIPKEEAIQQGVSYFNDERFWEAHEVLEGVWKKCYEDEKDLVQGIILVAAAFVHFQKDENSICLSVLGRASDKLKNSSGSYHGINMDLIRQKLDAIRDSGKILLFTI, via the coding sequence ATGCTGCATCTGAGGAACACTGGATTTTCTCCATCCGATACAAGCCAGCTTTTGATGCAAGCTAGAAGCCTTGGAAAAGACTGTACAATACGCGACTGCCGGGTCTCTACAAAATACGTCGAGTTTGACGTATCAATTGACAAATCAAAAATGGATGAGCTGGTTGGTAATCTAAAACCAATTGCGCCTCTGGATCACGCAAGGCTGGCAATAGCAGAACATATCCCAAAGGAAGAGGCAATCCAGCAAGGTGTTTCTTACTTTAATGACGAGCGGTTCTGGGAGGCGCACGAAGTTCTGGAAGGAGTCTGGAAGAAATGCTACGAGGATGAAAAAGACCTAGTTCAGGGAATTATTCTGGTAGCTGCAGCCTTTGTACATTTCCAAAAGGATGAAAATTCTATCTGTCTTTCTGTTTTGGGTCGGGCCAGTGATAAGCTAAAAAATTCTTCTGGATCATACCATGGAATCAATATGGATTTGATTAGACAAAAGCTGGATGCAATTAGAGATTCTGGGAAAATTTTGCTGTTTACTATATGA
- a CDS encoding translation initiation factor IF-5A yields the protein MSKPADLGSLKIGSYILLPVADQPTGEPCRIIEYDTSKPGKHGAAKARIVGVGIFDGQKRPHVSPVSMQVHIPLIDKRSGQIISITGEQVQLMDSETFETIDAQMIDEEVQGKLEQGQTVEYWKVMERTKIMRIKS from the coding sequence ATGAGCAAGCCTGCAGACCTTGGATCACTTAAGATCGGCTCTTACATTCTATTGCCGGTGGCTGACCAACCAACCGGTGAGCCGTGCAGGATTATCGAATATGATACTAGCAAGCCAGGAAAACACGGTGCAGCAAAAGCAAGAATTGTCGGAGTTGGAATCTTTGATGGACAAAAAAGACCACACGTAAGCCCGGTTTCAATGCAGGTACACATACCACTAATTGACAAACGCTCCGGACAAATCATCTCAATTACCGGCGAACAAGTCCAGTTAATGGACAGCGAAACATTTGAGACAATAGATGCTCAAATGATTGACGAGGAAGTTCAAGGCAAGCTCGAGCAAGGTCAGACAGTGGAATACTGGAAGGTCATGGAACGTACCAAGATAATGAGAATTAAGAGCTAG